A genome region from Stenotrophomonas maltophilia includes the following:
- a CDS encoding EcsC family protein, protein MNEPILLPRDIAHDARDWSDLQRAVALLEAPTLTARMANLVGTPLEFAVKALPSSVSNRIHGAVQAALSKSAQAALWSMDNTPGKGASTRWHKLAAATSGAVGGAFGFAALFIELPVSTTIMMRAVADVARSEGFDLSEFSTRQACLEVFALGGNSPRDDASETGYYLARGFTTDVMRHLSAELAGRVVTGRDLTLGVAPKEAGKLLAKMVEKVAARFGVVVTEKFAAQAVPIVGAAAGATLNTMFTDYYQDMARGHFIVRRLELKYGEDVVRTCYDRVAHGGVLIEPTL, encoded by the coding sequence ATGAACGAGCCCATCCTGCTCCCCCGCGACATCGCCCACGACGCCCGCGACTGGTCCGACCTGCAGCGGGCGGTGGCCCTGCTGGAAGCGCCGACCCTGACCGCGCGCATGGCCAACCTGGTCGGCACGCCGCTGGAGTTCGCGGTGAAGGCGCTGCCCAGCTCGGTCTCCAATCGCATCCATGGTGCCGTGCAGGCGGCGCTGTCCAAGTCCGCGCAGGCCGCGCTGTGGAGCATGGACAACACGCCGGGCAAAGGCGCTTCAACCCGTTGGCACAAACTGGCGGCGGCCACCTCCGGCGCGGTCGGCGGGGCGTTCGGCTTCGCGGCCTTGTTCATCGAGCTGCCGGTGTCGACCACCATCATGATGCGCGCGGTGGCCGACGTGGCCCGCAGCGAGGGCTTCGACCTGTCCGAGTTCAGCACCCGCCAGGCCTGCCTGGAGGTATTCGCGCTGGGTGGCAACTCGCCGCGTGATGACGCCAGCGAGACCGGTTACTACCTGGCCCGCGGCTTCACCACCGACGTGATGCGGCATCTGTCGGCCGAACTGGCCGGGCGTGTGGTGACCGGCCGTGACCTGACCCTGGGCGTGGCGCCGAAGGAAGCCGGCAAGCTGCTGGCGAAGATGGTGGAGAAGGTGGCGGCGCGTTTCGGCGTAGTGGTCACCGAGAAATTCGCCGCGCAGGCGGTGCCGATTGTCGGTGCCGCTGCCGGGGCAACGCTCAATACCATGTTCACCGACTACTACCAGGACATGGCGCGTGGCCACTTCATCGTGCGCCGGCTGGAGCTGAAGTACGGGGAAGATGTGGTGCGCACCTGCTATGACCGGGTGGCACATGGTGGCGTGTTGATCGAGCCGACGCTGTAA
- a CDS encoding DUF4189 domain-containing protein: MKRIHLAFLPCLLTAGLLPFTALAEGNCPQGMYPIGGQGVQGCAPIPVSSSGSPYNNRPNWAQTVRGVAMDARGDTFISNSMRSRGKAKRASMKECKEFGKGECRLATLFQAQCVAVAHAGLGTETTSVATAMSEQGAVVVAMQQCSAKAAWKQLPQGQCGIARTACTADLFIR, encoded by the coding sequence ATGAAACGGATCCACCTCGCTTTTCTTCCGTGTCTGCTGACTGCAGGCCTGCTGCCGTTCACTGCGCTTGCCGAAGGCAACTGCCCGCAGGGCATGTATCCCATCGGTGGCCAGGGTGTACAGGGCTGTGCGCCCATTCCGGTGAGCAGCTCAGGATCCCCGTACAACAATCGCCCCAACTGGGCGCAGACCGTGCGCGGCGTGGCGATGGATGCCCGCGGCGACACCTTCATCAGCAACTCGATGCGCTCGCGGGGCAAGGCAAAGCGTGCATCCATGAAGGAGTGCAAGGAGTTCGGGAAAGGCGAATGTAGGTTGGCGACCCTGTTCCAGGCGCAATGCGTGGCGGTCGCCCACGCGGGTCTGGGCACGGAAACCACCAGCGTCGCCACCGCCATGTCCGAACAGGGAGCGGTCGTTGTCGCGATGCAGCAATGCAGCGCGAAGGCGGCATGGAAGCAGCTGCCGCAGGGTCAATGCGGGATCGCCAGAACGGCCTGTACGGCGGATCTGTTCATCAGGTAA
- the orn gene encoding oligoribonuclease, producing MADTGAANERLIWIDLEMTGLDTDNDSIIEIATVVTDAQLNVLAEGPEFAIHHPLETLEAMDEWNRNQHRRSGLWQRVVDSTTTLGQAEAQTVNFLAQWIPAGLSPMCGNSICQDRRFLHRQMPRLEKYFHYRNLDVSTVKELAKRWAPTVAAGVGKNSNHTALSDVHDSIAELRHYRQFMGALSGLPVA from the coding sequence ATGGCGGACACCGGCGCGGCCAACGAACGACTTATCTGGATCGACCTGGAAATGACCGGGTTGGACACCGACAACGATTCGATCATCGAGATCGCCACCGTGGTCACCGACGCCCAGCTCAACGTGCTGGCCGAAGGTCCGGAATTCGCCATCCATCATCCGCTGGAAACGCTGGAGGCGATGGATGAGTGGAACCGCAACCAGCATCGTCGTTCGGGCCTTTGGCAGCGCGTGGTGGACAGCACCACCACCCTTGGCCAGGCCGAGGCGCAGACGGTGAACTTCCTGGCCCAGTGGATTCCTGCCGGCCTGTCGCCGATGTGCGGCAACTCGATCTGCCAGGACCGCCGCTTCCTGCACCGCCAGATGCCGCGCCTGGAGAAGTACTTCCACTACCGCAACCTGGACGTGTCCACGGTGAAGGAACTGGCCAAGCGCTGGGCGCCGACCGTGGCCGCCGGCGTCGGCAAGAACAGCAACCACACTGCCCTCAGCGATGTGCATGACTCCATCGCCGAGCTGCGCCACTACCGCCAGTTCATGGGCGCGCTGTCGGGGCTGCCGGTTGCCTGA
- a CDS encoding acetyltransferase — translation MTNLRPSRADEGAALVDLWRRAVDATHDFLSAEDRQAIDAEVAGFLPQAPMTVAVDAQDRPLGFMLIDGTHMEALFIDPDVRGTGVGRQLLQHALTLCPQLSTDVNAQNAQAVGFYLRMGFVETGRSPLDSQGRPYPLIHLRHNG, via the coding sequence ATGACCAACCTGCGCCCCTCGCGCGCCGACGAAGGCGCCGCCCTCGTCGACCTCTGGCGTCGCGCCGTCGACGCCACCCACGACTTCCTCAGTGCCGAAGACCGCCAGGCCATCGATGCCGAAGTGGCCGGTTTCCTGCCGCAGGCGCCGATGACCGTTGCTGTCGACGCACAGGATCGCCCCCTCGGATTCATGCTGATCGACGGCACCCACATGGAAGCGCTGTTCATTGATCCGGACGTGCGTGGCACCGGGGTTGGTCGCCAACTGCTGCAGCACGCGTTGACCCTCTGCCCACAGCTGAGCACCGACGTCAACGCGCAGAACGCGCAGGCCGTGGGCTTCTATCTGCGCATGGGCTTCGTCGAAACCGGTCGCTCACCGCTCGATTCGCAGGGGCGCCCGTATCCGCTGATCCATCTTCGGCATAACGGCTGA
- a CDS encoding winged helix-turn-helix transcriptional regulator, translating to MACPGDVYAADCSARDALALISGKWVMLLLPALAQGPLRNGVLLRKIEGISQKVLTQTLRQLERNGLVERCERGSRPLHVEYRLTEVARGLVDTLAALDRWAEHNFPVLDAARERFDAR from the coding sequence ATGGCCTGTCCCGGAGACGTGTATGCCGCCGACTGCTCCGCACGCGATGCGCTTGCGCTGATTTCAGGCAAGTGGGTGATGCTGCTGCTGCCGGCATTGGCGCAGGGCCCGCTTCGTAACGGCGTGTTGCTGCGGAAGATCGAAGGTATCTCGCAGAAGGTGTTGACCCAGACCCTGCGACAGCTGGAGCGCAATGGCCTGGTCGAGCGTTGCGAACGGGGCAGCAGGCCGCTGCATGTGGAGTACCGGTTGACCGAGGTTGCGCGCGGCCTGGTCGACACGCTGGCTGCCCTGGACCGCTGGGCCGAGCACAACTTTCCTGTGCTGGACGCCGCCCGTGAGCGCTTCGACGCGCGTTAG
- a CDS encoding XVIPCD domain-containing protein — translation MSLNSQDYAALSEDAYKDYAVGRRAPGQEEIVPINGHKYKILEHVDNRLNGYQGTIYQRVDTNEIVVAHRGTEQIARDAILTDGGMVVARTNVQAPDAIALTQRALAYAKKEGQDLGQRPPEVTVTGHSLGGALAQITSHHFNVKGETFNAYGAVSLSYRIPEGGNTMINHVMASDPVSAASPHFGQVRIYAKPDEIKTLAANGFSNHPMRALIPDSPLIAAGSSFGAHKLGNFLDEGSVLKHPETQKLAKDNAKMIEEYRDDVESLRRGVTRAARGIPGGAIDLYDHIRGPLQPGEPARREAEKNGHHTSMLRMDDANHLGNPLFNDAIRGVHAHDVRVGRVPDVMSTQLAGSLAAEMHAAGGKRIDEVVMNADASRSFAVQGQGGDPAHLRVSVDTTMAMNTPLEQSSQRIDQQAADQRVALERDQQLEQQRNQTRSMQA, via the coding sequence ATGAGCCTCAACAGCCAAGATTATGCAGCGCTGTCCGAAGATGCATACAAGGATTATGCGGTCGGTCGTCGTGCACCTGGTCAAGAAGAGATCGTCCCGATCAACGGGCACAAGTACAAGATTCTCGAGCACGTTGATAATCGACTGAACGGTTATCAGGGAACGATCTACCAGCGAGTCGACACCAATGAAATTGTCGTCGCACATCGCGGCACCGAACAAATCGCACGCGATGCGATTCTGACCGATGGTGGCATGGTCGTTGCCCGCACCAACGTGCAGGCTCCGGACGCCATCGCGCTGACTCAACGCGCCCTCGCTTACGCCAAGAAGGAGGGGCAGGATCTCGGGCAGCGTCCACCCGAAGTCACCGTCACCGGCCACTCCCTCGGCGGCGCCCTCGCCCAGATCACCTCGCACCACTTCAACGTCAAGGGCGAGACCTTCAATGCCTACGGCGCGGTCAGCCTCAGCTATCGCATTCCGGAAGGCGGCAACACCATGATCAACCACGTCATGGCCTCCGATCCGGTCAGCGCCGCGTCGCCGCATTTCGGCCAGGTCCGCATCTATGCGAAGCCGGATGAAATCAAGACACTCGCCGCAAACGGTTTCAGCAACCATCCGATGCGCGCCCTGATCCCGGACAGCCCGCTGATTGCAGCAGGCAGCTCGTTCGGTGCGCACAAACTGGGCAACTTCCTCGACGAAGGCTCGGTGCTGAAGCATCCGGAAACGCAGAAGCTGGCGAAAGACAACGCCAAGATGATCGAGGAGTACCGCGATGACGTCGAGTCACTGCGTCGCGGTGTCACCCGCGCGGCACGCGGCATCCCGGGCGGCGCCATCGATCTGTACGACCACATCCGCGGCCCGCTGCAGCCCGGTGAACCGGCACGCCGCGAAGCGGAGAAGAACGGCCATCACACCAGCATGCTGCGCATGGACGATGCCAACCACCTGGGCAACCCGTTGTTCAACGACGCGATCCGCGGCGTGCATGCTCATGACGTGCGGGTCGGGCGCGTGCCGGACGTGATGAGTACTCAGCTGGCGGGCAGCCTCGCCGCCGAAATGCACGCGGCAGGCGGCAAGCGCATCGACGAGGTGGTCATGAATGCCGATGCCTCGCGAAGCTTCGCGGTGCAGGGCCAGGGCGGCGACCCGGCACACCTGCGCGTGTCGGTGGACACGACCATGGCGATGAACACGCCGCTGGAGCAGAGCAGCCAGCGCATCGACCAGCAGGCCGCCGACCAGCGCGTTGCGCTGGAGCGCGACCAGCAGCTGGAACAGCAGCGGAACCAGACCCGCAGCATGCAGGCCTGA
- the tadA gene encoding tRNA adenosine(34) deaminase TadA, protein MTDVLGVPVHDADEHWMRHALALAERAQRDFDEIPVGAVLVSADGQLLGEGWNLNIASHDPSAHAEIVAMRAGGKLLANHRLLGSTLYVTLEPCAMCAMAVVHARVSRLVYGASDPKTGACGSVFDLLGDARHNHRVEIHGGVLAKEASTRLTNYFRAKRGKPPLLLEDHVGEG, encoded by the coding sequence ATGACCGATGTCCTGGGTGTACCGGTGCACGACGCCGATGAACACTGGATGCGCCATGCACTGGCCTTGGCCGAGCGCGCACAGCGTGACTTTGACGAGATCCCGGTTGGCGCGGTGCTGGTAAGCGCCGATGGCCAGCTGCTGGGCGAGGGCTGGAACCTCAATATTGCCTCGCACGATCCCAGCGCGCATGCCGAGATCGTGGCCATGCGGGCAGGGGGGAAGCTGCTGGCCAACCATCGCCTGCTGGGCAGCACCCTGTACGTGACCCTGGAGCCGTGCGCGATGTGCGCGATGGCGGTCGTGCATGCACGGGTATCGCGCTTGGTCTACGGCGCCAGCGATCCAAAGACCGGTGCGTGCGGCAGCGTGTTCGACCTGCTCGGTGATGCCCGCCACAACCACCGGGTCGAGATCCACGGCGGGGTGCTGGCCAAGGAAGCCAGCACGCGCCTGACCAATTACTTCCGTGCCAAGCGCGGCAAGCCGCCGCTGCTGCTGGAAGACCACGTCGGCGAGGGCTGA
- a CDS encoding GNAT family N-acetyltransferase, protein MNYTIRPESTAHHAVIHALTEAAFRQAPHSSHTEQFIVDALRSRGELSISLVAEAQGQVVGHIALSPVTISDGSTGWFGLGPISVLPAWQGQGIGAALMRAALDALRGLGAQGCVLLGEPAYYGRFGFRAEPGLVLSGVPAEYFQALCLQPPLAQGEVQYSPAFEATA, encoded by the coding sequence ATGAACTACACGATCCGCCCCGAATCCACTGCCCACCACGCCGTCATCCATGCGCTCACCGAGGCTGCCTTCCGCCAAGCCCCGCACAGCAGCCACACCGAGCAGTTCATCGTCGATGCGCTGCGTTCGCGTGGGGAACTGAGCATTTCGCTGGTCGCCGAAGCCCAAGGCCAGGTGGTCGGACACATTGCGCTGTCGCCGGTCACCATCAGCGATGGAAGCACAGGCTGGTTCGGCCTGGGCCCGATCTCGGTGCTGCCCGCGTGGCAGGGGCAGGGCATTGGCGCGGCGCTGATGCGCGCGGCACTCGACGCGCTGCGTGGACTGGGCGCACAGGGTTGCGTGCTGCTGGGTGAGCCGGCGTATTACGGTCGCTTCGGCTTCCGTGCCGAGCCAGGCCTGGTGCTGTCCGGTGTGCCTGCGGAGTACTTCCAGGCGCTCTGCCTGCAGCCTCCACTGGCGCAGGGCGAGGTGCAGTACTCGCCGGCCTTCGAGGCGACGGCCTGA
- a CDS encoding NAD(P)H-dependent oxidoreductase — protein MRALILLAHPEPRSFNAHLAAQAAEQLRHENLQVDVIDLYADRFDPLEAADHHPHRLHPDHFDAQREQRHSAEQGQLPAEVQRHLRMLRAADLLILQFPLWWFAAPAMLKGWLDRVLVYGPMYNSRQRHEHGVMQGKRTLLSVTTGSSARACAVDGREGDTRLLLWPLMYSLRYVGFEVMEPFVVHGVRSGLPADRVQAHDKAMAAATSDYRERLARWQRWPTVPFNDSDDFEDGVVLRADAAAHSPFIRHRDAG, from the coding sequence ATGCGCGCCCTGATCCTGCTTGCCCACCCCGAGCCCCGCTCGTTCAATGCACATCTGGCCGCGCAGGCCGCCGAGCAGCTGCGGCATGAGAACCTGCAGGTGGACGTGATCGACCTGTATGCGGATCGCTTCGATCCGCTGGAAGCGGCTGACCACCATCCGCATCGCCTGCATCCCGACCACTTCGACGCCCAACGCGAACAGCGGCACAGCGCCGAGCAGGGCCAGCTGCCCGCCGAGGTGCAGCGCCATCTGCGAATGCTGCGGGCCGCGGACCTGCTGATCCTGCAGTTCCCGCTGTGGTGGTTCGCGGCTCCGGCCATGCTGAAGGGCTGGCTGGACCGCGTGCTCGTCTACGGGCCGATGTACAACAGCCGGCAGCGCCACGAGCACGGCGTGATGCAGGGCAAGCGCACGTTGCTGAGCGTCACCACCGGCTCGTCGGCGCGGGCATGCGCGGTGGACGGCCGCGAGGGCGACACCCGGTTGCTGCTGTGGCCGTTGATGTACAGCCTGCGCTACGTCGGCTTCGAAGTGATGGAACCATTCGTGGTGCACGGCGTGCGTTCCGGGCTGCCAGCGGATCGCGTGCAGGCGCACGACAAAGCAATGGCGGCGGCCACCAGCGACTACCGCGAGCGGCTGGCACGCTGGCAACGATGGCCGACCGTGCCCTTCAACGACAGCGATGATTTCGAGGATGGGGTGGTGCTGCGCGCCGACGCAGCTGCGCACAGCCCCTTCATCCGCCACCGCGACGCGGGATGA
- a CDS encoding XVIPCD domain-containing protein, whose protein sequence is MSTDRESQLLRQATKAGIDSPLELANFMAQAGHESRGLSRLNESFNFTRGISQIPVEAAWRNGNAALESARQEALRGRPENLAELMYGGRMGNDAPGDALKYHGRGYLPLVGKENYERAGKALDLDLVNHPELAAQPEYAGRIAVWQWQTRVPEGARHDVREATYALNGALNGIEARRQRFEVWQQKLTPDVMARLDRGEVGAPAQTVARDMSHAGEPGNALFEDARRHLQQMGPQSGLRSAQELDNTAGVLALGAQKAGLSRIDHLLAGNDGRTLFAVQGALGDPAMLRASVDREQASQQPLAQSSQQLAASVAQQDPTAALAREQEQRSRSL, encoded by the coding sequence GTGTCGACCGATAGAGAGTCGCAGCTGTTGCGACAGGCGACCAAAGCCGGCATCGACTCCCCGCTTGAACTGGCCAATTTCATGGCCCAGGCAGGGCACGAGTCGCGCGGCTTGAGCCGGCTCAACGAGAGTTTCAACTTCACCCGGGGAATCTCGCAGATCCCGGTGGAGGCTGCGTGGCGCAATGGCAACGCTGCGCTGGAGAGCGCCCGCCAGGAGGCGCTGCGTGGTCGCCCGGAGAACCTGGCCGAACTGATGTATGGCGGCCGCATGGGCAACGATGCGCCCGGTGACGCGCTGAAGTACCACGGCCGCGGCTATCTGCCATTGGTCGGCAAGGAGAATTACGAGCGTGCCGGCAAGGCGCTGGATCTGGACCTGGTGAATCACCCGGAGCTGGCCGCGCAGCCCGAGTACGCAGGCCGTATTGCCGTATGGCAGTGGCAGACACGGGTGCCGGAGGGGGCGCGCCATGATGTGCGCGAAGCAACTTATGCGCTTAATGGCGCGCTCAATGGCATCGAGGCGCGCCGGCAACGATTTGAGGTCTGGCAGCAGAAGTTGACGCCGGACGTGATGGCGCGACTGGATCGCGGCGAAGTCGGTGCACCGGCGCAGACCGTTGCACGCGACATGTCGCATGCCGGTGAGCCCGGCAATGCGTTGTTCGAGGATGCGCGCCGGCACCTGCAGCAGATGGGGCCACAAAGTGGACTGCGCAGTGCACAGGAGCTCGACAATACCGCTGGCGTGTTGGCGCTGGGCGCGCAGAAGGCCGGCCTGTCGCGCATCGATCATCTGCTGGCGGGCAACGACGGCCGTACGCTGTTTGCAGTGCAGGGCGCGCTGGGTGATCCGGCCATGCTGCGTGCGTCTGTTGATCGGGAGCAGGCCTCCCAGCAGCCACTGGCGCAGAGCAGCCAGCAGTTGGCGGCCAGCGTTGCGCAGCAGGATCCGACGGCCGCGCTCGCGCGCGAGCAGGAGCAGCGTTCTCGATCCCTGTAA